In the genome of Phlebotomus papatasi isolate M1 chromosome 2, Ppap_2.1, whole genome shotgun sequence, one region contains:
- the LOC129804329 gene encoding fatty acyl-CoA reductase 1-like has protein sequence MQRLIDERKFDGKEEKLEIQEPDMAFSSTPMKEFFRGKKVLITGGTGFIGRLLVEKLLRVGVSMVYLVVRPKKAQVAKQRLEELSQGAIFDRLRLLDPHFTDRICPIEGDLCLPDLGLDRPSVEMLEDNVEIVIHAGADVRFDETLAAAVQVNIRGTRDILDMAVRMKKLEVFVYVSTAYSNCPRREVYEKFYDPPMDPYKMIELVDRVERGEVSADDLLTLTPKIINPWPNTYSYTKALSEDMVKDYGERLPIAVVRPSIVIATHSDPFPGWSENVYGLNGILVACSLGLLRALHLRSDYVGDVIPADFVSNTVLAVAWLTTKEKSDKVEAEREEKHPFRTKIYNCTSSADNPITWGLVNDSMYKIYECYPPKRGLWINCFTYTRHKLLYTLNVIFYHVLPAILLDVIFKFGGKKLRLLPVYRKIQKFTEALSYFTTNEWMFFNHNMRHLYKSLSSEDYDYFPCDVKKMIWLEYIHDYGKGMRRHIGKETMDTLPEGRKRMFRITILHNIIKTGFYLFWAAVIYFILRFYRIIDPINFSGIFMRSD, from the exons ATGCAGAGATTGATTGACGAGAGGAAGTTCGATGGCAAGGAGGAGAAACTGGAGATTCAGGAGCCCGATATGGCATTTTCATCTACGCCAATGAAGGAATTCTTTCGCGGCAAGAAGGTCCTCATCACCGGGGGGACAGGTTTTATTGGGAGACTTCTTGTGGAGAAACTCCTCAG AGTTGGGGTCAGCATGGTTTACCTGGTGGTGAGACCAAAGAAAGCTCAGGTCGCCAAACAGAGACTTGAGGAGCTGAGCCAGGGAGCTATCTTTGACCGTTTGCGGTTGCTGGATCCTCACTTCACGGATCGCATATGTCCCATTGAGGGTGATCTGTGTTTGCCGGATCTGGGACTCGATCGTCCAAGTGTGGAAATGTTGGAGGACAATGTAGAGATTGTCATTCATGCTGGTGCTGATGTAAGATTCGATGAGACCCTGGCAGCGGCCGTTCAGGTGAACATCCGGGGCACCAGAGATATTCTGGACATGGCTGTGCGGATGAAGAAACTGGAG GTATTTGTTTACGTGTCCACGGCGTACTCAAACTGCCCACGTCGAGAGGTATATGAGAAGTTCTATGATCCCCCAATGGATCCATACAAGATGATCGAATTGGTGGATCGTGTTGAACGTGGTGAGGTCAGCGCTGATGACCTGCTAACCCTTACACCGAAGATAATCAATCCCTGGCCCAACACTTACTCTTACACGAAAGCACTATCTGAGGACATGGTCAAGGACTATGGTGAACGGTTGCCCATTGCTGTTGTTCGACCTTCCATCG TTATTGCCACGCACTCGGATCCATTTCCGGGATGGAGTGAAAATGTCTATGGTCTCAATGGGATTCTGGTGGCATGCAGTTTGGGTCTCCTCCGAGCCCTACACCTCAGAAGTGACTACGTAGGGGATGTCATTCCTGCGGACTTTGTCTCAAATACAGTCCTTGCTGTTGCATGGCTCACAACTAAGGAAAA ATCTGATAAAGTAGAAGCAGAAAGGGAGGAAAAACATCCCTTCCGGACAAAGATCTACAATTGCACCAGTTCTGCTGATAATCCTATAACATGGG gaCTCGTGAATGATTCTATGTACAAAATCTACGAATGTTATCCACCAAAACGCGGTCTTTGGATTAATTGCTTCACATATACTCGCCACAAATTACTCTACACGCTTAACGTCATCTTCTACCATGTACTCCCAGCAATTCTTCTAGATGTGATCTTTAAGTTTGGAGGCAAGAAATTGCGTCTTCTTCCAGTTTAtcggaaaattcaaaaattcacagaagCCCTATCTTACTTCACGACAAATGAATGGATGTTCTTCAATCACAACATGAGACATTTGTACAAGAGCCTCTCTTCTGAGGACTATGACTATTTCCCATGCGATGTGAAGAAGATGATTTGGCTGGAATATATTCATGACTATGGTAAGGGAATGCGACGACATATTGGCAAGGAAACCATGGATACCCTTCCCGAGGGACGCAAGAGGATGTTCCGAATAACAATTCTTCACAATATCATCAAAACGGGCTTCTATCTCTTCTGGGCTGCAGTTATCTACTTCATCCTTCGCTTCTATAGAATTATAGATCCCATCAATTTTTCGGGTATATTCATGAGAAGTGATTAA